The proteins below are encoded in one region of Podarcis raffonei isolate rPodRaf1 chromosome 8, rPodRaf1.pri, whole genome shotgun sequence:
- the TOMM40 gene encoding mitochondrial import receptor subunit TOM40 homolog — translation MWKGTGSVSRQLQLLAMGNVLAASSPAPPAAVPGPGSGLVSVPPGFSMPPVSGLVPPAADRATEDKCDQLPNPGTFEECHRKCKELFPIQMEGVKLTVNKGLSNHFQVNHTVALSTVGDSNYHFGVTYVGTKQLSPTEAFPVLVGDMDNSGSLNAQIIHQLTNKVRSKVAFQTQQSKFVNWQVDGEYRGADFTAAVTLGNPDILVGSGILVAHYLQSITPCLALGGELVYHRRPGEEGTVMSLAGKYTAPNWIGTLTLGQAGAHATYYHKASDQLQVGVEFEASTRMQDTSVTFGYQLDLPKANLLFRGSVDSNWIVGAALEKKLLPLPLTLAMGAFLNHRKNKFQCGFGLTIG, via the exons CTCCTCGCCATGGGTAATGTCCTGGCTGCCAGCTCCCCAGCGCCCCCTGCTGCCGTGCCAGGGCCAGGTTCTGGCCTCGTATCGGTTCCACCGGGATTCTCCATGCCCCCTGTCAGCGGGCTGGTTCCCCCAGCAGCAGATCGTGCCACAGAAGACAAGTGTGACCAGCTTCCCAACCCAGGCACCTTCGAGGAGTGTCACCGCAAATGCAAAG AATTATTCCCCATCCAGATGGAGGGCGTGAAATTGACTGTGAATAAAGGTCTCAGCAACCACTTCCAG GTCAATCACACGGTGGCTCTCAGTACGGTTGGCGACTCCAATTACCACTTTGGGGTGACGTATGTAGGGACAAAGCAGCTGAGCCCCACAGAG GCCTTCCCCGTTCTGGTAGGGGACATGGACAACAGCGGCAGCCTCAATGCACAGATCATTCACCAGCTCACAAACAAAGTTCGCTCCAAGGTGGCCTTCCAG ACGCAGCAATCAAAATTCGTGAACTGGCAAGTGGATGGGGAATACCGGGGCGCAGACTTCACTGCAGCCGTCACGCTAGGGAACCCCGATATCTTAGTGGGTTCAG GGATCCTGGTAGCGCATTACCTACAGAGCATCACACCTTGCCTGGCGCTGGGTGGGGAGCTGGTATACCATCGCCGCCCGGGAGAGGAGGGAACCGTCATGTCGCTTGCTGGGAAGTATACAG cGCCTAACTGGATTGGGACTCTGACGCTAGGGCAGGCCGGAGCACACGCCACGTATTACCACAAAGCCAGCGATCAG TTGCAAGTGGGGGTGGAGTTTGAAGCCAGCACCCGCATGCAGGACACGAGCGTGACGTTTGGCTACCAGCTGGACCTCCCCAAAGCCAACCTACTTTTCAGAG GCTCCGTTGACAGCAACTGGATCGTAGGAGCAGCCCTGGAGAAGAagctcctccccctgcccctcacGTTGGCGATGGGCGCCTTCCTCAACCACCGCAAGAACAAATTCCAGTGTGGTTTCggcctgaccattggctaa